A portion of the Chelmon rostratus isolate fCheRos1 chromosome 15, fCheRos1.pri, whole genome shotgun sequence genome contains these proteins:
- the LOC121618967 gene encoding ubiquitin-conjugating enzyme E2 D2-like, with amino-acid sequence MALKRINKELNDLARDPPAQCSAGPVGDDMFHWQATIMGPSDSPYQGGVFFLTIHFPTDYPFKPPKVAFTTRIYHPNINSNGSICLDILRSQWSPALTISKVLLSICSLLCDPNPDDPLVPEIARIYKTDSQRYTRTAKEWTSKYAM; translated from the exons ATGGCTCTGAAAAGGATCAACAAG GAGCTTAACGACCTGGCTCGTGACCCTCCTGCACAATGCTCAGCCGGCCCAGTGGGTGATGATA tgtttcactGGCAAGCCACAATCATGGGACCT AGCGACAGTCCATATCAGGGAGGAGTTTTCTTCTTGACAATTCATTTTCCAACAGACTACCCCTTCAAACCACCCAAG gtTGCATTTACAACAAGAATTTACCACCCAAATATTAACAGTAACGGCAGTATCTGTCTGGATATTCTCAGATCACAGTGGTCTCCTGCACTTACTATTTCTAAAG TTCTTCTCTCCATTTGCTCACTCCTATGTGACCCAAACCCTGATGACCCACTAGTGCCAGAGATCGCACGAATCTACAAAACAGATAGTCAGAG aTACACCAGAACAGCAAAAGAATGGACAAGTAAATACGCAATGTGA